AATTAGCACTCGACGAAAAAGAGTGCTAACAAATATGAACTAAGATTTTCAGATATAGAAAGCAGGGTGAATGATATGATCGTAGTACCTATTTATGATATGATTATTTTGCCGGGAGTAACATTTTACTTTAAGCAAGATGTGTTTCAGGAATTAGAGATAGAAGATGTGAAAGAGGGAGAAGAACTGATCTTTTTATATCAAAAAGAGGATAAGGAGAGACAGAGCCTGACGGCGGAGGATTTTTATCCAATTGGTGTAGAAGGAAAAGTAGAAGGGATTGATCGGGATGGTAATATCAATGTCCGAACATTTCACAGAGTAGATATTCATAATATAGAAGTAGCAGAGGGAAATATTTCGCTGGAAGCAGTGAATCGGGATGAGATAGAAGATATTGATGCACAGGAGTGTCAGATGCGTTTTGAAAAAATGCGTACCTCACTGCTCCGTTTCGCACAGGGATTTCAATGGGGTGTATGGGCCAGAAGTTACATATTGCATTGGAAATCAATAAGCGAAGTTGTATCTGCATTGTCCAGCTATCTGAATCTGACAAATGAAGAAAGATACCAGATTGTAGAGACGGATGTGTTGTCACAGCGTATAGAGAAGATGGAACACGCTGTGTATGAGTTTATAGAAGTGACAAGAGTTGGAGAAGAAGCAGAGAATGCGCAACAAGAACGTCATGAGAAAGTATATCGTGAAGATGCAATTAAGAAACAGATTGATTTTCTGCAACGTCAATTAGATGAGATGCATCCGGAAAATATATCAGATGTGCGTAGATTTGAGCAGAAAATAGAAGAATCCGGCATGAATGAGACTGCGAGAAAAGAAGCAGAAAAGATTCTAAACCGCATGAAGCAGGAAGGAAAAGATAGTCATGAATACGGCATGCTCTACGATTATCTGGATTTTGTAACGACACTGTCCTGGAAGAAAGAAGAAGTAGAAGCTATTGATTTGGATAAAGCAGAAGATATTTTGGACGAAGAACATTATGGCTTGAAAAAAGTAAAAGCAAGAATTATTCAACAAATTGCAGTTATGCAACTGAATAAAAAGCAATCGGGTTCAATTTTGTTATTTGTCGGGGCACCGGGAACCGGTAAGACGAGTATCGGTCAGAGTATTGCAAAGGCATTGCACCGAGAGTATGTGAGAGTCAGTCTTGGTGGCGTAAGAGATGAGGCAGAGATCCGTGGACATAGAAGAACTTATGTAGGGGCTATGCCGGGGCGCATCATGGAAGGAATGAAAAGATGTGGAGCATCGAATCCGGTTATGGTATTGGATGAAGTTGATAAGCTGTCAAAAGATTTTA
This Ruminococcus hominis DNA region includes the following protein-coding sequences:
- the lon gene encoding endopeptidase La — its product is MIVVPIYDMIILPGVTFYFKQDVFQELEIEDVKEGEELIFLYQKEDKERQSLTAEDFYPIGVEGKVEGIDRDGNINVRTFHRVDIHNIEVAEGNISLEAVNRDEIEDIDAQECQMRFEKMRTSLLRFAQGFQWGVWARSYILHWKSISEVVSALSSYLNLTNEERYQIVETDVLSQRIEKMEHAVYEFIEVTRVGEEAENAQQERHEKVYREDAIKKQIDFLQRQLDEMHPENISDVRRFEQKIEESGMNETARKEAEKILNRMKQEGKDSHEYGMLYDYLDFVTTLSWKKEEVEAIDLDKAEDILDEEHYGLKKVKARIIQQIAVMQLNKKQSGSILLFVGAPGTGKTSIGQSIAKALHREYVRVSLGGVRDEAEIRGHRRTYVGAMPGRIMEGMKRCGASNPVMVLDEVDKLSKDFSGDPASALLEVLDPEQNNNFTDHYLNVPYDLSDVLFVCTANSLDTIPEPLLNRMEVIQFPGYTAVEKFQIARKHLLPKAMAGMGIKAKNLKVTDDAIRTIIQDYTAESGVRGLKKQMNTLCRYAAVKLVKGEQKSITVNPKRLREFLDQKPIHHESILEEKQPGVVTGLAWTSAGGEILFIEAMFIKGSGKIQVTGQLGDVMKESVQIAVSLVKSMYPESAAMWKENDLHIHVPAGAVPKDGPSAGITLTTALASLVTGKAVSPQYAMTGEVSLRGGVMPIGGLPEKLMAAQRAGVSKVFIPYENVEDLEDVAEEVKEKLEIIPVKKVKDVLKRLGL